The genomic window ACCACACAAGGTTTCGCGGATGGCTCCAAACGTGCCGGGTACGGGAAGCGCTTGGACACGTGGATAGAACCGCCAGCCGAACGTATCGGTTCCGTGGCCGAAGCCTACGATCGTCTGGTTCAAGCTGATCGTTTCGACCTGCGATTCCAATCGGCGAGAGAACTGGGTCAATGAGTTGCCGCCAATTTTTCCGGTGGCAAAGCCCAACGCCAAGGCGAACTGCAACTCGCGTTTACGCTGCGATACATCGGCAACGTTCTGATCCTGATTGACCGGATCGACCGCAAACACATGGATTGGCCAACGGGCACGAACGTACTGCTTAAAGACCTCCGTGGCGAGTTGGAACTCGACTTGCAGCGGTTGAAGATCCTGTTCCGGGTGGAGAACGGAATCCGGCAGGAAGAACCAGTAGTCACGTTGGGTATTCAGTTCGTAGGCGTCCTTGGCTTCTGCTAATTTACGCACATCGTGATTGAGCCGATCATTGAGCAGTGCCGACTCGACGACGAGCGCCCAGGCCAGCGCCTCAACGCTGTTGCGAGCTTTTTCAGATGGATCAGCATTTGCGATGGCGAACATCAAGCCCTGCTCTTGGCCGACCAATTGTTCGCCAGCGGGCAGCTCGATTGCCAGCGAAGCCATCTCGGCGTCTGCGTGACGATGTAAGTTGTCAAAGAAGTAGCGACGATAGGACTCAACAGCTGGCAACGCGGCGTCGGGATCCCTTTCAAAGTGACCACTCCGGATTTGGCTGGCCAACTGTGAGTTGGGTGCGGCCAATTGCGCCAACAGGGTGACGTGAGCGGGTTGCGAAAGGAGTTCGTGTGCGGCTTCGATTTCGGCTTGCAAAAACCGCTGAGCGTCCAGCAGATCGACCCGATTCTCACTACACTTTTCTGCAGGAGGTCCGCCCGACCAACGGATGTGCCTGCCGTAGTACGCAGGTCCAAAAAACTTGGCGATTGTGGCCAGGTTCTCGATTCCGATAACCGGTACCAGTGAGGATGGATTCAATGGATTGAGCGCTCGTCGCGCCCGACCGGCCGGAGTCACGGTGGCTGTCGTGGCGGCGTCTTTGACAAATTCGTCGAAGACTTTTTCGATAGCATCGCGTACCTCGCCTCGGATCGATGATTCCAATAACGAGGAGATATGCGTTGCGAGAATTGCTGACTGTCTGCCGTCTATTGCTTCGATGATTTTCTTCAGCAATTCCACGCCGGTCGTTTCTTCCGGCACAGATTCCGGTTGTGGAGTAGCTCCATAACTAGTGCCGGTGAGATTCAGATTGCTTGTGCCGAATGTCTGAAGCGACGAGGTCTGCATTTCTGAAACCGCTTTTTGGACAGTCGCGTCCAGCCTTGAACGAGGGGAATCAGATTCCCCTGCATCTGCATAATCCGCCCCACTCGGTGTGCTGAGCCGCTCGATGCGATCAACCATCTCTTGGAAGACCTTATTCACATTTGCGACCGCAATTGGATTGTCAAAAAAGTCATTAACCGCGTTATTCAAATTTTTGTTTTCAGGATTGAGTTCGCCCGCGTAAAAGGCAGCGTCGATAACGGCGATCGTTTTGGCGAACCGCGCCCTGCTCTTCGCTGTTTCCAATCCAAGCTGAAAATCTTCGTCATCCAAACGCTCGGTGACGCGTACAATTGGCAGACTCAAAAAATCGACGACGTCGTTGACGGCTAAGTTGTGAAACGTTGTGGGCATCAGGTCGTCGCTGATCACCGGCTCGGCCGTGATTGTGACCTCGGCACCAAAACCCTCACGGGTTAGCTTGCCGGGCAAAATGGAAACGGGAATCCGCACCAAATTCAACGAGTAGCCAGGCGAATCGCTGGTGTCGTCTCCCTCATTGATCCGTCGCAGTTCGTGCAGGTGATTCAGGTAGCGTGACATCTGATTCAGATGCGTAACCGGTTCCAATTGCAGTGCTGGCTTATTCGAATCGCCACCGTCTTGGATGGCAAATCGAGTGAAACCTGGATCGAGGTCCGGGGCACTGGCCAGTTGGGCATTGGCAGAACTCACACTGACCGACGCGGGGGCAGGAGTTTCGGGTGCGGGCGTGACGCCGGTGGTCCCCGAGGCGGCAGCTGACAAGGCGAAGGCTTGAGCCAAGAAAGCACTGTCACCTTGTGAGATGGCTGCGTTCAAGGTGGATTTGAATTGATTCAATTCGGCGAACATCATGCGTTCGTATTCGTCACGATGCTTCGTCAGTCGCGCTTCACCCCAAATATCGGGCTGCTTGGCGACGACCGAGCCGTAGGTGTCGATGTGATGCTCTAGCCAGTCGATGTTCTCTGCCAGACATTCCATCGCGCCATCATGCCCCATGCGGGGCGCGGTGCCTTGGTATTCCGTTTCGCCGACAAGGCGTTTAAGCCGTCCCAGAAACTCACCTCCACAAGCGGCTGTGGGGGTCAGTGCCTGAGTCACGATACAGATTGACAACAAGCAACGAATAAATAGTCGTTTCGCGTACATAGGTTCCTTCCTTTGTGAACGCTCCTAACGGATCGCGGCGAAATACATCCCTATCCTGGGACGCGCACCACCAAAGGGGATGGACTGCCCCCCCGGACGGCTTATCGGAGTTTTGGGTCTAATAATTCGTACGATCCATCAGTGCTCCGGGACAAAATGAGTCCTTGAGCGACCCACTTGTTAAACTGACCGGATCATCCGGATCGTACGCCACACAAGACGACCGTTGACGGGCTAAACCTCAATTAGTCCGCCGCGGCCAACCATCCATGAATACGGTCGTTTCTTTGGCAACTCCAATTTCAACTGCCACCGAAAAGCGAGCGATCGTGCTGGACAATGTGTCGTTCGTTGGCAAAAAAGAGAAAGAACTGACCCGTGAGCTGGGTTCGATTAAAGTCCAAATCGCCCCCCCATCCGACGAAAACGGATCCGCCGATCAGGCAGTCAATAGCGATTTTGCCGGCAATTCCTGGTTTGCTGTAGGAAAAAAACCGATATTGACTTTAACTCGAAGCGTGGCTTGATCGGACAAGCCCACACCGAATGGCGGCGGTTAGAAGAGGCGCAAGGTGGCGTTCCCCTACGGTCTGAATGCCCCCTCGGTGTTCATCTTCGCTTCACACGCTTTCTCCCCAAACGGATTTGGGCGAATTCAATGAAACTGGGTAAATGGACTTTATTGGCTGCCATCTTCGGCGGCCTGTATATCACGGAGGCGTCGGCGCAACAGCCGTACGCCGTACAACCCGTCGGTTTCCACCAAGCAGTCGCCTGCGACTGCGGTGAGCCTGCATGTGGTTGCGAAACGACGGCCTGCGAACCGGCTTGCGGTTGCGAAGACCCGGCCTGTGGCTGCGAAACGGTCAGCTGTGATCCGGCTTGCGGTTGCGAGGACTTGGCCGCTTGCGACAGCGGCTGCGACTCGGCCTGCGATGCTCCCGGCGGCTGCGGCGGAAGCTGCTGCCTGGGCGATTGCGATCTGGGTGATCCTTGCACCCTGTTCGGCGAACATGACAACTTCTCGGTCGGTGGTTGGCTCCAGCTGGGTTACCACACCAAAGCCAACGGGTTGTTCAACACGCGGCCCGACGAACTGCAATTGCAACAAGCGTGGCTGTTCGCCGAAAAAACGCTCGACACCAGTGATGGCTTCGATTTCGGTGGCCGCATCGACTACCTGTACGGTACCGACGGCCAGAACACGCAAGCCTTCGGCAGCGACCCTCGTGGCTGGGATAACGACTGGGACAACGGCGGCGACTACGGATCCGCCATGCCTCAGTTGTACGGTGAAGTCGGCTACGGCGACCTATCGATCAAAGCCGGACACTTCTACACCATCATCGGTTGGGAAGTTGTGCCCGCGACCGGCAATTTCTTCTACAGCCACGCTTACACCTTTAACAACAGCGAACCGTTCACCCACACCGGAGCGTTGGCGACCTACAACGCGTCGGAAGACGTAACCGTCTGGGGTGGTTATTCCTTGGGCTGGGACAGCGGCTTCGACGACAACGGCGACGCGTTTTTGGGTGGTGCCTCGCTGGGACTGACCGACGACGTGACGCTGATCTACGCCGCTGTCGGCGGCCGCTTTGGCGAAGCTCGTTTTAATGGCGTCGAGAAAGGCTACATGCACTCGATCGTGGCCGACGTCGCGGTCACCGATAGCCTGCAGTACATCTTCCAAAGCGACCTGTTGGACACCGAAGACGTAGCCGGCGATCCGGCTCGTCAAACCTTCGGCATCAATCAATACCTGATCAAGACGCTCAGCGATTGCTGGGGCGTGGGCGGTCGGTTTGAATGGTGGAACACCGAAACGGCCGGCAACGACAGCGACGTCTATGCCCTGACGATGGGGCTGAACTATCGCCCCCACGCCAATGTCGTGATCCGTCCCGAAATCCGCTGGGACTGGGACGACGACCAAGTGGCCGGCTTGGAAGACGGCGAAGAGCAAACCACGTTTGGTATCGACTCCATCGTGACCTTCTAAAGCAACGTCTCCAGCGTTGCGAACATCCCCCCGTTGCCTCGACCCAGGGCAACGGGGGTTTTTCATGCGCCCGTTCAGCTTCCACCGTGCGGGATGAGTCGCTTTGCTCGGACAAGAAGCCGCGATTCCAGCAGGACACGCGCCGCATTTTCCTACCGCTAATTTTCCTGCCGGCAATTCCCCTGCCCCGGGCTGCTCCTGTTCGCCCCCCGCATTTTCTACGTCGCCCGCCGCGCGGACGATCCCCCCCGTACTAGGTTCGCCAAGTCGCTGCGGACCCGGCCCCCCGTTCCTGTTGTGCGCGCAGACCAAGCATTGCATCGGTGGCGTGCCTGTTACGCGGGCAGCTGCCTTCTTTTCCCGTTCCCCCCCAACGGCCTAGCAAGCCAAAGAGCGGAAATCTTTTTCGAGGCGCAAGCGCTAGTCAAAGACTCGCAAAAACCTGCTAACGGAAACTTCCAAACCGTTAATGATTAAGATTTGCGGACCGGGGAAATCGGGAACAGGGTTTGCGATTTCCTTTGTTACAGTGACGTTTCCGCGTCGCTTCCGGGCCTCCCCCGATCGGGGTTTAGACCGGTTTACCTTCCGTAATCATTCAGGATATCTAGATGTCAAAGATTCAGATGCTAGGTCGGCGGCCCGGCTTCACGTTGGTTGAGCTGTTGGTGGTGATCGCCATTATCGGCGTATTGGTGGGACTGTTATTGCCGGCCGTGCAAGCGGCTCGTGAGGCAGCCCGACGGATGCAGTGCTCGAACAACATGAAACAGATCGGTCTGTCGATTCACAACTACCACGATACCTTCCGTTGCCTTCCCCCGGGCACCTTGGCCCAGGACATCAACCAACAGCGGCAGCCTTCCTGGATCGTTCGCACGTTTCCTTTTATGGAGCAGAACAATGTGTTCGAGCGAGCCATTTTTGCCGGCACGGACTGGACCGGGCAGGACCTGATCGACCTGAACTGGGAGCTGAAGCACACGGTGCGGGTGGAGACTTACAACTGTCCTTCGAGCGACATGCCGCTGACCCGCTCGGAGACGCCTCGGGGCGACACGCAGGGGCTCGGAGCGCCCAGCACGCTCGAGGTTCAACTTTCCTCCTATGCGGGCATCGCCGGCACTTACCTGGACCCGCGGGACATGGCCAGCGCGCCTTCGCCGAACTACAGCGTCTACGGTCGCGCCACGTTTAACGGCGTGATGGCATCGATCGGCGGCAATGCACTACCGCGAGCGTTGCGGTTTGCCAGCATCACCGACGGCACCAGCAACACCATTTGTGTGGGCGAGCAGTCGTCGTTTTACTCGGACAGCAAGACCGACTGTCGGGCCAGCAACCACGCCGGTGGGATGTGGGCCAGCGGTCCCGGAGGCGACACCGACTGGTGGTTGAATGTCACGGTCGTGCGTTATCCGATCAACTGGGACGGCACGACTTCGAGCGCCTGCCCCGGATACCAAAAACACACCATCACCCGTTCGAATCATCCCGGCGGAGCCCAGGTTCTGCTGAGTGATGGAGCGGTCCGGTTCGCTACCGAAACGATGGACTTTGCTTTGTACAACCGCCTTTCCGCTCGCAACGACGGCCTGCCTACGGGCGAGTTTTAGTGGCCAGCTAAGTTTCTATGTTCACAAGGGTTGATGATTTGAGTTTCCATTTTCCAGCGCCACGTTGCCGCGGCGTCCTACCAAACGGCGCCCACCTGGCGGCATGCTTACGCCGCAGCCGATGGATCACGGTCCTCCTGGTCGGCAGCTGGCTGACAGCGTTCAGCGGCTGTGGACCTTCGTCCTCCGAACCCTTGGCCGCGGTCAAGGGCACGGTCACCGCCCAGGGTCAGCCCCTGGTCGGTGCCGACGTGATGTTCATCCCCGAAGGCGGCGTCGGCGCCCCTTCGGGCGGCAAAACGGACGCCCAGGGCGCGTTTGAGTTGCAGTACACCAACGGTGAAAGCGGAGCTGTGATCGGAAAACACCGCGTGGTGATTTCCGTTGCGGCCGATGAACCGCCGCCGCCGATGGGAGGCTCGGCGCCGCCGCCGAGACAAACCACCAGTCCCGAGTACTACAAACAAGCCGAAGTCACCGAAGCCGGTGAAAACGAATTCACTTTCGAGGTTGCAGGAACATAACCGTGAGCACCACCATACAATCCCTTCCCACGCGCCCCTCTTGGATCAGCGCTATCGGACCGTTCGCCAGTCAGAATGCGGTCAGCCTGATCGTATTGTCGATGGTCGGCATCGGCTTGATCGGCGCCTACGATTTTTACCTCACCATCATCACGGCCAACTTCCTGCCCGAAATGGAGCAGAACGAAATTGGTCGGCAGATCATGGGACTCGATGACGACATCATCCGCTCACAACGGATCGCCCTGTTTCTGGCATTAAAATTTGCCGGCACGGTGTTGGTCCTTTCGGTGCTGGGTTGGATGGGCATGGTCCGCGATCGCCGCGGCGTGCCGGTAGCCTTGGGAGTCCTTGGATTTCAGCTGTACCTGCTGTTTGTGCTGACCGCCCCCTCAATGGGATGACACGGCTGGAGCAAAACGTTGAGTAAAACGACCTGGGAATGTCGTTTTGCGTCGCCGGAGCCTGTTGACTTGGATACTTGTCCTTCCAAGTCAGCAGGCTCTGGTCATTTCCGCTCTTTCGGGTTTAACGCTTTTCCTTGGCCGCTGCGTTGTCTTGCATCAGGCGGTCGAAATTGAGCCAGCTCATCTTGCAACCGCTGCTGGCGCCGGCCGGGAACCAGACCAGCGAACCGTTGGATACTTCCAATGTGCCCAGCATGGCACCATCGCGTTTGACCGTGAAAATCACGTCTTCGCGTTTTAGTGGACGCGGCGGCATGTCTACAGATACATCGTGCTTCGCCATTGTCGGCTCCAGAATTGAGTTAGGGGCACACGTCGGGTCCTTATTGTAGCGAGGGCGACGGGGACCCCGCCTCCTGCCCGGGGCCACCGATCCGCACAGGTGTGCCCTCCCGCATCCTCAAAGAGGCCGATCAATGGGTTTTTACGCAATGGCACGGGCTTTGCCTCTCTACACGACTCACACTGCTCCCTCTTCCCTCGCTCACTGGTATTCCCATGTCTACCACGCCTTCGGCACACACCGATCCTCACTCGGCAACCGCAAAGCGGGAGCCGCTACGGCCGGTCGAGCCCGTGCTGATCCGTGCCCAACAGGCCCTGGCGGCCTCCGAATATGCGGAACTACGACAGCTTGACTGTGAATTTTTCGCCGGCGTGCTGACGTTGCGGGGGACCGTCAGCAGTTTTTACATGAAGCAGCTGGCCCAAGAGAGTCTACGTGGACTCGATGA from Roseimaritima ulvae includes these protein-coding regions:
- a CDS encoding porin yields the protein MKLGKWTLLAAIFGGLYITEASAQQPYAVQPVGFHQAVACDCGEPACGCETTACEPACGCEDPACGCETVSCDPACGCEDLAACDSGCDSACDAPGGCGGSCCLGDCDLGDPCTLFGEHDNFSVGGWLQLGYHTKANGLFNTRPDELQLQQAWLFAEKTLDTSDGFDFGGRIDYLYGTDGQNTQAFGSDPRGWDNDWDNGGDYGSAMPQLYGEVGYGDLSIKAGHFYTIIGWEVVPATGNFFYSHAYTFNNSEPFTHTGALATYNASEDVTVWGGYSLGWDSGFDDNGDAFLGGASLGLTDDVTLIYAAVGGRFGEARFNGVEKGYMHSIVADVAVTDSLQYIFQSDLLDTEDVAGDPARQTFGINQYLIKTLSDCWGVGGRFEWWNTETAGNDSDVYALTMGLNYRPHANVVIRPEIRWDWDDDQVAGLEDGEEQTTFGIDSIVTF
- a CDS encoding DUF1559 domain-containing protein is translated as MSKIQMLGRRPGFTLVELLVVIAIIGVLVGLLLPAVQAAREAARRMQCSNNMKQIGLSIHNYHDTFRCLPPGTLAQDINQQRQPSWIVRTFPFMEQNNVFERAIFAGTDWTGQDLIDLNWELKHTVRVETYNCPSSDMPLTRSETPRGDTQGLGAPSTLEVQLSSYAGIAGTYLDPRDMASAPSPNYSVYGRATFNGVMASIGGNALPRALRFASITDGTSNTICVGEQSSFYSDSKTDCRASNHAGGMWASGPGGDTDWWLNVTVVRYPINWDGTTSSACPGYQKHTITRSNHPGGAQVLLSDGAVRFATETMDFALYNRLSARNDGLPTGEF
- a CDS encoding peptidase associated/transthyretin-like domain-containing protein; its protein translation is MSFHFPAPRCRGVLPNGAHLAACLRRSRWITVLLVGSWLTAFSGCGPSSSEPLAAVKGTVTAQGQPLVGADVMFIPEGGVGAPSGGKTDAQGAFELQYTNGESGAVIGKHRVVISVAADEPPPPMGGSAPPPRQTTSPEYYKQAEVTEAGENEFTFEVAGT
- a CDS encoding BON domain-containing protein, translating into MSTTPSAHTDPHSATAKREPLRPVEPVLIRAQQALAASEYAELRQLDCEFFAGVLTLRGTVSSFYMKQLAQESLRGLDDVHCIANQVRVADRRQ